In SAR324 cluster bacterium, the DNA window GTTGCTTCAGAATGGTCTCTTCGCGGTGCTTGTGACTTTGCTCATAGGCTTCGTTCATCACATGTGCTACTTCTGCACGGGCAACATAGAGTTTCTGATCAAGCTGGTCTCCAAGGGTCTCAATCTCTTTAGCCAGAACAGCTACTCGGTCTCGTCGATCCTGGATGAATTTCTCACGCTGATCAATGGTACGCAAGACAGGTTGAAATAGGAAAGAATTTAGGGATTTGTAGACGATGAAAATGATCACCAGAGTTACGATTGGAGTTGCTAATTGGAAGTGCAGCAGACCATAGTCTACCGCAACGCCACCCCAGGCGTTTTCAATGATCGCTTGTTTGTAATCCATTCCCTTTGCCTTCAGTCTTATGAAATGTAAGCAGTTTCGATTTGTCGGAGCCTTCTTGCAGGAAGCAGATTGAAGAGAAGCAAAATTGTTAACATAAGATAAGGTTGACGGTCAAGCGTCTTTTCAGTAGTAGTGAGTTAATCCTCGTTACCATTGGCAGTTGAACCAAGTTTATTTTTTGGTAAAAATCTGATGAAGAACTCAACGCGTATTCAAGCAATTTGTTTTGACCTCGATGGTACTCTACTCGATACATTGGCAGATATTGGCAATGCCGCAAATGCTGCGCTGCTACAATTTAATCTACCAACGCATCCACTGGAAAGTTATCGTTATTTTGTGGGGGAAGGTGCCAGTCGCTTGATGGAGAAGATACTCCCACAGGCATTCACCTCCGATGAATGGCGTGATCAGCTATTGGAGGCCTTTGAAGAAGAGTATGCCCTAGGTTGGAAGCAGCAGACCTGCCTCTATGCTGGAATTGCGGATTTGCTGGATGAATTGACTCAAGCCACTTGGCCTTTGGCGGTTCTTTCAAACAAGCCGGATGCCTTCACACAGCAATGCGTGCAACATTTCCTCGGATCTTGGCCTTTCCGAATTGTTCGAGGGCAACAAGCCGGTATTCCCCGAAAGCCAGATCCAATTGGTATGCAACTGATTGCTCAAGAACTTAGCTTGCCAGTCGAAGCACTCTGCTTGGTTGGAGATACCAGTGTCGATATGCAGACCGCCGCGAATGCGGGCAGTTGCCCGATTGGAGTTAGTTGGGGTTTCCGGAAAGTTGAAGAACTTCAGGAGCATGGAGCACGCTTGGTGGTTGATTCTCCAGCAGAATTGATAACGTGGTTACGAAAGCAGCATGCTGAATTCAGCTAAAAAAAACTGGCATCTCTGAGGGACCTCCGATAGCTTGATTCCCTTCGAAAAGCTGACTCCCTTCCTGTATCCAATTCGTGCTGCCCGCCATGTTGATCCAATGTCCGGAATGTCATCGACGTTACGAATTTGCTATTGAAGCTCTCCCGGATACTCATAGATCGCAATGTGTTCATTGCAACTGTCTGATTCCTCTACCTGGTCCACCTGCTGTTAAGCATGAAACCAAAGCTAATACACCAGAACTGAGACCCAGTCCAGAGGGGGAAGTTGCTTATCGACGCTCAACCACTCTGACTAAGAGTGAGACTCGTCCGGCGCCACCACCTGTGGAACCTGTGCTGCCGCCCTCATCACCCCCGCCCGCTCAGGAAAAGCTGCAGATCCCTGATGAATTGGCTGGAATTACTGATTCAGAGCCTACTAATCCAGCAGACCTTCAAGAATTGCGTGGTCTGCTGGGAGTGCCACTGCCGCCAAGTCGTAAAACACAAGGGACAGAGTTTATTCCACCTCCCAAGCCTAGCATCTCGGAAGGTGCCTCGTTGCTGGATCAGGCCCCTCCGAAGAAAGAAGACACTGAATCTCTTTTGCACGATTCACCTCCTACAAAAGAAACAGAAGAAGCTCAAAGCCTCTTTGAACAGGCAATTCATGAATCATTTCCTGAGAAATCAGAGCCAAAAGAGCAGAGGAGTGCACCATTGTTTGAGTACGATGGGGCAGTTCCAGAAATCCCAGCACCGAAGCCGCCTCCAAAACCAAAACCTACTACTCAGCCTGAAACAACAGCAGCACCGAAGCCGCCTGCCAAGCCAGTAGCTGCAACTGTTCCAAAAGCGGAAGCAAACCCTGAAACAAAGCCAGAAATCAAATCTTTTCCAGAGCCGGAGGTACAACCGGAGTCGAAACCGAAGAAACCAATACTACCAAAACCAGAGATACCGTCCAAGCCACCACTGAAGCAATTGCCAGCTCCTGGTCCAGCATCAGAGCAAGCGAAGGTAAAAGAGGAAGTTCCTACGGTCAGCCAGGTTTTCGAGAAATCCACAGCAGAAGCTGGCATCCCTTGGGGACGACTAACTCTGGTAAGCACACTGGCAAGCTTGGGTCTTTTGTTGATCCTCTGGACAGGTGGTTACCTGCACATGGTCGATTCTCCCTTGCTCAGTCGTTTGGTTGGTGTGCAACTGCACCAGTTTGAGTTTGTTGGTAATCTTCGAGTAGAAAAATTTCGTAACAATTTTAGCCGCCAAGCGATTCATGTGATGACTGGAACGGTGCGTTCAAATTTTTCAGATTTCTCCAATATCAGTTCGATCCGGCTCAAGGGTTTGGCCTTTGATGACGACCAGAAAATTCTGGAAAGCCAAGTAGTATATGCCGGCGTAGTGTTGTCTCATCAGGAACTAAGCGAGTGGAGTGTGAGCCGCATTCGAGAGCAGTACAAGGAACGCTACGGACGCAATGAGATCAACCGCAACCTGCGGGAAGGTGAAGAACTGCCGTTTCAGGTTGTGTTCTTCGAGGCTGGAGAACTGTTCAGCAAGGCTTCCGCCCAGATCATTAGTTACCAGCGGGATGGGCGAGATGTCTTCGTGAGGATCGCAGAAAACTGAGCCCAGAAAAAGCTTGTATTCAAAATAGCTTTTTTCTACATTATAAAGTTTTGAAACTTTTAATCTCCAATTTCTAGGAGTGTCTGATGTACGCAATCATTCAGGCCGGAGGCCGTCAGCATCGTGTCACGCCTGGTGAGGTAGTACGGCTGGACCGCATGCAGAGTGAGCAGGGCACAACCTTTGAGACAGATCAAGTGTTGCTGCTCCAAACAGATGATGGCGAGGTTCGTGTGGGAACGCCTGTGGTTTCTGGTGCCAAGGTGCAGGGTGAGGTGGTTGAGCACATGAAAGATCGCAAGGTCATTGTGTTCAAGCGCAAGCGCCGCAAAGGCTATCGTCGCAAGCAGGGCCATCGACAGCAATACACACTGGTGCGCATCTCTGAGATCAGCGCCTGATCTTCATCTCTGAACTTTCCTCTAGGAAGTATCATGGCACACAAGAAGGCTGGCGGCAGTAGCCGCAACGGACGCGATTCAATCGGCAAACGCCGTGGCGTTAAGCGCTTCGGCGGACAGATCGTTAAGGCAGGGAATATACTAGTTCGCCAAGTAGGGACTACCTTCCATGCAGGTCAAAACGTGGGTGTTGGCAAGGATTATACACTCTTTGCCCTCAGTGACGGTGTGGTCAGCTTCACTCGCAAGCGCAATGACCGTTGTTTCATCAATGTTCTCCCTGCGGTAGCAGAAGCTTCCCTGGCTGCTACGGAAGCATGAGCCGTTTGCGTGCCCTGACAGGCATCAAGCCTTCGGGCACTCCCCATCTGGGCAACTACCTTGGTGCCCTGAGACCCGCGCTGCAATTGCAGCAAACGCACGATACCCTCTACTTCATTGCTGACTATCACGCTCTGACTACGGTTCGCGAACCCGCCCAACTGAAGGAACATACCTATGACTTGGTGGCGGTGTTCGCTGCCTTAGGTATGGACTTCGACCAACATACCTTTTTCCGTCAGTCCGACATTCCAGAAGTTACAGAATTCAGTTGGATTCTCTCCTGCATCACCGCCAAGGGCTTGCTGGAACGAGCACACGCCTTCAAAGATGCGGAGTCTAAGCAGCAGGAAGTCAATCTTGGTCTCTTCTGTTATCCAGTCCTCCAGGCTGCTGACATTCTGCTCTACGACTCGAACTTCGTACCTGTGGGTAAAGACCAGAAACAGCATCTGGAAATGACTCGTGATATCGCCCTACGCTTCAATCATCTCTATGGAGAGGATGTGCTGGTGGTGCCTGAGCCACTGATTGGGGAAGAGGTGGCGACGATCCCGGGACTAGATGGTCAGAAGATGAGCAAGTCCTACAACAATGTGATTCCCTTGTTCGCTCCTGCCAAGCAGGTTCGTAAATCAATCATGCGGATTCAGACCGACTCTCTTGGAGTGGAAGATCCCAAAGATCCTGACCAGTGCAACATCTTTCAACTCTATCGACATTTCACCACAGCAGAAGAACAAGCCACTTTGGCAGAGTGCTACCGAGCGGGTGGGATGGGCTACGGCGAAGCAAAGCAGCAACTGTTTGAAGCGGTAGAGCAAGAATTGGGAGAAGCTCGAGAAGCTTATTTCCAGTTGCGCGAGCAGCCCAAGACTCTGGAAGGAATCTTGGAAAAAGGTCGTGATAAAGCTCGACGAGTTGCTTTGGAAGTTCGCAAACGAGTGCGCAATAGCGTTGGTCTCTAAGTAAACTCTCCCCGATGAAACCTCCAATTCCTGACGTTCTGGCTCAGCGTTATGCAAGCACTGCAATGTGTGAATTGTGGTCAGCAACAGGAAAGATTCGTCTGGAACGTGAGTTCTGGATTGCTGTGATGAAAGCACAGCAGGCTGTTGGTGTCGAAATTTCAGAAGCTGCGATTGAGGCTTATGAGCAAGTCAAAGATCAGATTGACCTAGAGCGAATCGCAGAACGTGAACGTGTGTTACGGCATGATGTCAAGGCCCGTATCGAAGAATTCTGTGAGCTCGCCGGAGAGCAGCAGATTCATAAGGGTCTGACCAGCCGAGATCTGACAGATAACGTTGAGCAGCTACAGATTCTCCGCTCACTATCCCTCCTTGAAGACAAGTACATCGCAGTCCTCTATCAGTTGGCCCGCTGGGCTGAGCGCACCCGAGATTGGCTGCTGGTGGCTCGCACACACAATGTTCCCGCCCAACCAACCACTCTTGGGAAACGTCTCGCCATGTTCGGTGAGGAGATGCTACAGGCTCTCCAGCGCTTACAAAGCTTGTGTGCTAATTATCCTTTGCGAGGTTTGCAAGGTGCAGTCGGAACCCAACTAGACCAGCATATCCTCTTACAGGATCCAAAAAAGGTTCGTGAACTGGAAGTGGCTGTCTGCCAGCACTTGGGTGGAACAGTACAGCTTCAGGCGGTAGGCCAGGTCTATCCTCGCAGCCTCGATACAGAAGTAGTGCATTGTTTGTTCGGGTTGAGTTCTGGCATCAGTAGCCTGGCCAAGACACTCCGACTGATGGCAGGGCAAGGATTGTTCACAGAGGGCTTCCAGTCTGGTCAGGTTGGTTCTTCGGCAATGCCCCACAAGGTCAACGCTCGCAATGCCGAACGTATTACTGGCTTGCATCAGGTGCTCAATGGATATGTGAACATGCTGATGGGACTCAGCGGGGACCAGTGGAATGAGGGCGATGTTGCCTGCTCGGTTGTTCGGCGAGTGGCGCTACCCGGAGCCTTCTGGGCCTTTGATGGTCAGTTGGAGACCATGCTGACCGTTTTGCAGGAGATGGGATTTTATGAGGATCTGATTCGTCGTGAGGTAGATCAGCAGCTCCCTTTCCTGGCAACCACAACAATTTTGATGGCAGCTGTGTGCAAAGGAGGAGGTCGAGAGCAGTTGCATGACTGTATCAAGCAGCACGCTCTGCAAGTGGCAGAAGAGCTCCGCAGCGGAATTCGCTTGGAAAACAACCTGCTGCAGCGCTTGGCAGAAGATCCCGCACTGCCTTTGGACCTGCAGGAGCTACAGTTGTTGCTTACGGACTCTGAACGTTTGGTTGGTTCAGCTCCAGAGCAGGTGAACGCCTTCCTGAAAAGAGTGGCTCGCTTGGTCTTCGAGCACCCAAACGCCCAAGCAATCAAGCCAGAACCACTTCTCTAAGGTGGATCGCTTAAACAGGTTTCCCTGTCTTGTTGACGATCTGCTCTTCTTCTGACAAATTCCTCTCTTTCTTTGCCGGCACGCGGCAAACGTTGGGGTTCATTCAGGTGGGCACCCCAAATTTTGGCAGAATCCAACGTTGCAATACAACCCAGAAGATGACAAAACCAAGCAACCCAAGAAAGTCCATATCTTCCTCAAAATGAATATTAATAAAACATCATAATATGCAAATAAACTTAATATTGCCAGTCTAAATCAAATCTCATGACTGATCCAACAAGGATTCTGATTCGCATGCCGAACTGGTTAGGTGATCTGATGATGGCAACAGCTTTTTGTCGGGCAGTGTTAGAACGTTTTCCCAAAGCAACGGTGGACCTGATCGTCCGTAAGGGCTTTGAAGGGTTACCGCTGCCTCATCGGGGCACGCTCTTACCTTTTGACCGAGAACTAACCAAGGCAGGAGATTTTGGTGCTGAGCTTGCCAACCGAGGTTACCAACGGATCTATGTGTTGCCACCCAGCTTTTCTTCCGCATGGATGGCTTGGCGCAGCCGCATTCCTGAACGCATCGGTTACTCTGGCGATGGCAGGCGATGGTTTTTGCGTCCGGCCATACAACCTGCTTGGC includes these proteins:
- the trpS gene encoding tryptophan--tRNA ligase, producing the protein MSRLRALTGIKPSGTPHLGNYLGALRPALQLQQTHDTLYFIADYHALTTVREPAQLKEHTYDLVAVFAALGMDFDQHTFFRQSDIPEVTEFSWILSCITAKGLLERAHAFKDAESKQQEVNLGLFCYPVLQAADILLYDSNFVPVGKDQKQHLEMTRDIALRFNHLYGEDVLVVPEPLIGEEVATIPGLDGQKMSKSYNNVIPLFAPAKQVRKSIMRIQTDSLGVEDPKDPDQCNIFQLYRHFTTAEEQATLAECYRAGGMGYGEAKQQLFEAVEQELGEAREAYFQLREQPKTLEGILEKGRDKARRVALEVRKRVRNSVGL
- a CDS encoding ATP synthase F0 subunit B, coding for MDYKQAIIENAWGGVAVDYGLLHFQLATPIVTLVIIFIVYKSLNSFLFQPVLRTIDQREKFIQDRRDRVAVLAKEIETLGDQLDQKLYVARAEVAHVMNEAYEQSHKHREETILKQRDLLEKEAHNAHERLISETDQARATLQQLTEELSERTVDRLLN
- a CDS encoding HAD family hydrolase, with the protein product MKNSTRIQAICFDLDGTLLDTLADIGNAANAALLQFNLPTHPLESYRYFVGEGASRLMEKILPQAFTSDEWRDQLLEAFEEEYALGWKQQTCLYAGIADLLDELTQATWPLAVLSNKPDAFTQQCVQHFLGSWPFRIVRGQQAGIPRKPDPIGMQLIAQELSLPVEALCLVGDTSVDMQTAANAGSCPIGVSWGFRKVEELQEHGARLVVDSPAELITWLRKQHAEFS
- the rplU gene encoding 50S ribosomal protein L21, whose protein sequence is MYAIIQAGGRQHRVTPGEVVRLDRMQSEQGTTFETDQVLLLQTDDGEVRVGTPVVSGAKVQGEVVEHMKDRKVIVFKRKRRKGYRRKQGHRQQYTLVRISEISA
- the purB gene encoding adenylosuccinate lyase, whose product is MKPPIPDVLAQRYASTAMCELWSATGKIRLEREFWIAVMKAQQAVGVEISEAAIEAYEQVKDQIDLERIAERERVLRHDVKARIEEFCELAGEQQIHKGLTSRDLTDNVEQLQILRSLSLLEDKYIAVLYQLARWAERTRDWLLVARTHNVPAQPTTLGKRLAMFGEEMLQALQRLQSLCANYPLRGLQGAVGTQLDQHILLQDPKKVRELEVAVCQHLGGTVQLQAVGQVYPRSLDTEVVHCLFGLSSGISSLAKTLRLMAGQGLFTEGFQSGQVGSSAMPHKVNARNAERITGLHQVLNGYVNMLMGLSGDQWNEGDVACSVVRRVALPGAFWAFDGQLETMLTVLQEMGFYEDLIRREVDQQLPFLATTTILMAAVCKGGGREQLHDCIKQHALQVAEELRSGIRLENNLLQRLAEDPALPLDLQELQLLLTDSERLVGSAPEQVNAFLKRVARLVFEHPNAQAIKPEPLL
- the rpmA gene encoding 50S ribosomal protein L27, which encodes MAHKKAGGSSRNGRDSIGKRRGVKRFGGQIVKAGNILVRQVGTTFHAGQNVGVGKDYTLFALSDGVVSFTRKRNDRCFINVLPAVAEASLAATEA